A stretch of Thermoplasmata archaeon DNA encodes these proteins:
- a CDS encoding carbon-nitrogen hydrolase family protein: MKAALAQLDPAVGDKAKNLRKLETTIASERADLLLVGEMYLTGYMARDSFAQLAEPIDGPTVKAIAKIASEHGTHVVFGMPERESDTRKLYNTSVLVAPDGKVASYRKVYPANFGPFEEGLYFGRGDGLTLVDTKLGRIGLLICYDAFFPELAKAYALQGVDVLAIISASPATSKPFFDRILPARAIENAVYVLYANLVGAELNVVFQGGTQAIGPRGEDLGKAPDFQEATVVADVDVRNVTAARGLRPTLRDTRKEFWEPVAPTVPVRRS; the protein is encoded by the coding sequence GTGAAGGCGGCACTCGCGCAGCTCGATCCGGCGGTCGGCGACAAGGCGAAGAACCTCCGGAAGCTCGAGACGACGATCGCGTCGGAGCGGGCGGATCTCCTCCTCGTCGGCGAGATGTATCTGACCGGCTACATGGCCCGCGACTCGTTCGCGCAGCTCGCGGAGCCGATCGACGGCCCGACTGTGAAGGCGATCGCGAAGATCGCCTCGGAGCACGGCACGCACGTCGTCTTCGGCATGCCCGAGCGCGAATCGGACACGCGCAAGCTGTACAACACGTCCGTGCTCGTCGCCCCGGACGGCAAGGTCGCCTCCTATCGGAAGGTGTACCCGGCGAACTTCGGGCCGTTCGAAGAGGGTCTCTACTTCGGCCGGGGAGACGGCCTGACGCTCGTCGACACGAAGCTCGGGCGGATCGGTCTGCTGATCTGCTACGACGCCTTCTTTCCCGAGCTCGCCAAGGCGTACGCCCTCCAGGGCGTTGACGTACTCGCGATCATCAGCGCCTCACCGGCCACGTCGAAGCCGTTCTTCGACCGCATCTTGCCGGCGCGGGCGATCGAAAATGCGGTGTACGTGCTGTACGCGAACCTCGTCGGCGCGGAGCTGAACGTCGTGTTCCAGGGGGGCACCCAGGCGATCGGGCCGCGAGGCGAGGACCTCGGCAAGGCGCCGGACTTCCAGGAGGCGACGGTCGTCGCCGACGTCGACGTCCGCAACGTGACCGCGGCCCGGGGACTCCGGCCAACGCTCCGCGACACCCGCAAGGAGTTCTGGGAACCCGTCGCGCCGACGGTCCCGGTGCGCCGCTCGTGA
- a CDS encoding GDSL-type esterase/lipase family protein, whose amino-acid sequence MPSPPLTIVGIGDSTTAGTPGFRSPLEAPPRGAGNPASQYAFWMMRLHPEWTVLNRGIDGQTAAEVHARFERDVVRAKPAYAIILAGVNDLFAGHEPDPIQREFGAMYAEALDAGIVPVAASVLPFDRASPDVTAAIFTLNHWIESFAKVLDIPFCDTHAAAADPAAPHRLRGSPDGLHPDVDGYRRMGEALARTIEGHLPHDPR is encoded by the coding sequence ATGCCCTCCCCGCCCCTGACGATCGTCGGCATCGGCGACTCGACGACCGCCGGCACGCCGGGGTTCCGTTCGCCGCTCGAGGCGCCGCCCCGCGGCGCCGGGAATCCCGCGAGCCAGTACGCGTTCTGGATGATGCGCCTCCATCCCGAGTGGACCGTGCTGAACCGCGGGATCGACGGGCAGACCGCCGCGGAGGTCCACGCGCGCTTCGAGCGCGATGTCGTCCGCGCGAAGCCCGCGTACGCGATCATCCTCGCCGGGGTCAACGACCTCTTCGCGGGCCACGAGCCGGACCCGATCCAGCGGGAGTTCGGCGCGATGTACGCCGAAGCGCTCGATGCAGGGATCGTGCCGGTGGCCGCGAGCGTCCTCCCGTTCGACCGCGCATCGCCGGACGTCACCGCGGCGATCTTCACCCTGAACCATTGGATCGAATCGTTCGCGAAGGTCCTCGACATCCCGTTTTGCGACACGCACGCCGCCGCTGCGGACCCGGCCGCGCCGCACCGGTTGCGTGGATCGCCCGACGGGCTCCACCCGGACGTCGACGGCTACCGCCGCATGGGGGAGGCGCTCGCGCGCACGATCGAGGGCCACCTGCCGCATGACCCGCGGTGA
- a CDS encoding Rab family GTPase: MASRQRPVVDRSVPGLTMKIALAGDPGVGKSSLVRRFVSDTFDRGYVSTLGTKVSSRTFRVDDSRHPGASIEVGASVWDIMGSLGFRELLKDAYFSNSQAVLYVCDRTRPESLWSLIDWAAAVESVAGPIPAVLLVNKSDLEAPDAIPTADVDEVCRARGWPSLATSAKTGSNVEASFRLVAQAHLLRVRTR; the protein is encoded by the coding sequence ATGGCCTCGCGCCAGCGCCCAGTCGTCGACCGATCGGTCCCGGGGCTCACGATGAAGATCGCCTTGGCGGGCGACCCGGGCGTCGGGAAGTCGAGCCTCGTCCGACGATTCGTCTCGGATACGTTCGACCGCGGATACGTATCGACCCTGGGCACGAAAGTCTCCTCGCGCACCTTCCGCGTCGACGATTCGCGCCATCCGGGCGCCTCGATCGAGGTCGGCGCGAGCGTGTGGGACATCATGGGGTCCCTCGGATTCCGCGAACTCCTGAAGGACGCGTACTTCTCGAACAGCCAGGCCGTCCTGTACGTGTGCGACCGGACCCGGCCCGAGAGCCTGTGGAGCCTCATCGACTGGGCGGCGGCCGTCGAGAGCGTCGCGGGCCCGATCCCCGCCGTGCTGCTCGTGAACAAATCCGACCTCGAGGCGCCGGACGCGATCCCGACCGCGGATGTCGACGAGGTGTGCCGGGCGCGCGGCTGGCCCTCGCTCGCCACGAGTGCGAAGACCGGCTCGAACGTGGAGGCGTCCTTCCGCCTCGTCGCTCAGGCGCATCTCCTCCGAGTCCGGACGAGATAG
- a CDS encoding DNRLRE domain-containing protein, giving the protein MTRFRVVVVALILGILVAPAVVSADPAVTASAAGEQQAEWAFSNPSDYGLVNATIGASGASLAWLSRTFADTTAADFGLALARSNVDVTASPGDVLIADTSRLGPPLSTAFQPGPASMVDTYIATGSFANTNFGANDTLKLGFTSKSNWSRAILQFPTFPIPANATLLTVDLFLYLYASDRANSMSVSVHAITNNWTEYGSTWGVRDGVLDWTAAGGDFNPTDLDLVPAVGTVPGWYTWDVTRAAVDWWTGRAPNYGLLVRQADDGASVIRGHKMFWSSDAANASARPFLTITYAMPSSLGALESRVFDTGSGGAWETITWTATVPSGTGIEVRTRSGASPAPDGSWSAWSAAYLGPGRPIASPPARYIEYRVQLFTSNTLSPSLHDLTIGYGQFATLGRVLTASLDPVGLLGWGRLQANWSGPPGASVSFAYSQDGGASWTAAAIGANLSGALTKPVRLRATLTTPDTALTPTLVAFTLRYSVSAEILWLSGMYPWLLFALVAVPIAWLLVRRLRTKPFRPTDLYLIHGDGRLVARAGGEIGAVQDELAASGMFTLVARFVRDSFGGSSGPGDLKRMTVDRSEVAIDKGAFLFFALVYEGAAPDDLNRRMSEFLGAIEEAWGPVLREWDGLRDEFGDLEPQLAWYLQTGYLVAHPGLSRLAPLTM; this is encoded by the coding sequence ATGACCCGTTTCCGGGTCGTGGTCGTCGCCCTGATCCTCGGGATCCTCGTCGCCCCCGCGGTAGTTTCGGCGGACCCCGCGGTCACGGCCTCGGCGGCGGGCGAGCAGCAAGCGGAGTGGGCGTTCTCGAACCCGTCCGACTACGGCCTCGTGAACGCGACGATCGGAGCCTCCGGGGCGAGCCTCGCTTGGCTCTCCCGGACGTTCGCGGACACGACCGCGGCGGATTTCGGGCTCGCGCTGGCGCGGTCGAACGTCGATGTCACGGCCAGCCCAGGGGACGTCCTCATCGCGGACACGTCGCGGCTCGGCCCCCCGCTGAGCACGGCGTTCCAGCCCGGTCCTGCCTCGATGGTCGACACCTACATCGCGACGGGCAGCTTCGCCAACACGAACTTCGGCGCGAACGACACCCTGAAACTCGGGTTCACGAGCAAATCGAACTGGAGCCGGGCGATCCTCCAATTCCCGACGTTCCCGATCCCCGCGAACGCGACCCTCCTCACGGTTGACCTCTTCCTCTACCTGTACGCCTCTGACAGGGCGAACTCGATGTCGGTCAGCGTGCACGCGATCACGAACAACTGGACGGAGTACGGCTCGACGTGGGGCGTCCGCGACGGCGTGCTCGACTGGACGGCGGCCGGCGGGGACTTCAACCCGACCGATCTGGACCTCGTGCCTGCGGTCGGGACGGTGCCCGGCTGGTACACCTGGGACGTCACCCGCGCCGCGGTCGACTGGTGGACGGGCCGCGCGCCGAACTACGGCCTCCTGGTCCGCCAGGCGGACGACGGCGCGAGCGTCATCCGCGGGCACAAGATGTTCTGGAGCTCCGATGCGGCGAACGCGTCCGCCCGGCCGTTCCTCACGATCACGTACGCCATGCCGAGCTCCCTCGGCGCCCTGGAGTCCCGCGTCTTCGACACCGGGAGCGGGGGGGCGTGGGAGACGATCACGTGGACCGCGACGGTGCCTTCCGGCACGGGAATCGAGGTCCGGACCCGGTCGGGCGCGAGCCCGGCGCCCGACGGATCGTGGAGCGCGTGGTCCGCCGCCTACCTCGGTCCCGGACGCCCGATCGCCTCGCCGCCCGCGCGGTACATCGAGTACCGCGTTCAGCTTTTCACCTCGAACACGCTCTCGCCGTCCCTTCACGACCTGACGATCGGCTATGGTCAGTTCGCGACCCTGGGACGGGTGTTGACGGCGTCCCTCGACCCCGTCGGGCTCCTGGGATGGGGTCGCCTCCAGGCCAACTGGAGCGGGCCGCCGGGCGCGTCCGTCTCGTTCGCGTATTCGCAGGACGGCGGGGCGTCGTGGACTGCGGCGGCCATCGGCGCGAACCTGTCTGGAGCGCTCACGAAGCCCGTGCGGCTCCGAGCGACGCTCACGACGCCGGACACCGCGCTCACGCCGACTCTTGTCGCCTTCACCCTCCGCTATTCCGTGTCGGCCGAAATTCTGTGGTTGTCCGGGATGTACCCGTGGCTCTTGTTCGCCCTGGTCGCCGTACCAATCGCGTGGCTTCTCGTTCGGCGGTTGCGGACGAAACCGTTCCGGCCGACGGACCTCTACCTGATCCACGGGGATGGGCGGCTCGTTGCGAGGGCGGGCGGTGAGATAGGGGCCGTGCAAGACGAGCTCGCCGCCTCCGGGATGTTCACGCTGGTCGCGCGGTTCGTCCGCGATTCCTTCGGAGGATCGAGCGGTCCGGGGGACCTGAAGCGCATGACCGTGGACCGGAGCGAGGTCGCCATCGACAAGGGCGCGTTCCTGTTCTTTGCGCTCGTCTACGAGGGCGCCGCGCCGGACGACCTGAACCGGCGGATGTCCGAGTTCTTGGGGGCGATCGAGGAGGCGTGGGGACCCGTCCTCCGGGAATGGGACGGCCTGCGGGACGAGTTCGGGGACCTCGAGCCGCAGCTCGCCTGGTACCTCCAGACGGGATACCTCGTCGCGCATCCGGGGCTGTCTCGCCTAGCTCCCCTGACGATGTAG
- a CDS encoding DUF6582 domain-containing protein, with the protein MVRAVKPSRKRDGRLGPPQGYPKDLEKYADPANWKYPVHTPFHARAARRYFNEPRNRAKYTPEEQAYIDKKINEALERFGVAVKIRGGTIEDEAGTIQADVPMNKDIDKMTFDDLLLVFLGKNRLASARGIDPGAASVDKETETFLAGTVKEYSVLIDRQRRLVEHDCVDFKTNRAVGRLFCKHLGAFLMQADRTRATRLLRELLRERDHWTFA; encoded by the coding sequence ATGGTCCGCGCGGTCAAGCCAAGCCGCAAGCGCGACGGACGTCTCGGCCCGCCCCAGGGCTATCCGAAGGACCTCGAGAAGTACGCGGACCCCGCGAACTGGAAGTACCCCGTGCACACGCCGTTCCACGCGCGCGCCGCGCGGCGGTACTTCAACGAGCCTCGCAACCGTGCGAAGTACACGCCGGAGGAGCAGGCGTACATCGACAAGAAGATCAACGAGGCGCTCGAGCGGTTCGGGGTCGCGGTGAAGATCCGAGGCGGAACGATCGAGGACGAGGCGGGCACGATCCAAGCCGACGTTCCGATGAACAAAGACATCGACAAGATGACGTTCGACGACCTGCTGCTCGTCTTCCTCGGGAAGAACCGCCTCGCTTCCGCGCGGGGGATCGACCCCGGGGCCGCCTCGGTCGACAAGGAGACCGAGACGTTCCTCGCCGGCACGGTGAAGGAGTACTCGGTCCTGATTGACCGGCAACGGCGGCTCGTCGAGCACGATTGTGTGGACTTCAAGACGAATCGCGCGGTGGGCCGGCTCTTCTGCAAGCATCTCGGAGCGTTCCTCATGCAGGCGGACCGGACGCGGGCGACGCGCCTCCTGCGTGAGCTATTGCGGGAGAGGGACCACTGGACATTCGCGTGA
- a CDS encoding tetratricopeptide repeat protein produces the protein MSDATPSGPRARDGMTGMALLEGFLDREGRTLEKVRRLVESGGASLNAGAEGRAANAYLKALGLLEARTAPIERPEEWAEACARVGAGLLAVGHVEPAQAAATEALQCDHANVRAIAVQGDLLVAAGRPADAIPYYDAALRAKPTAKGVWARKGNAHASLDQRPEAIRAYIQVVNLDPDDTDGYARVLALVPEDVDLWLRKGEAHRRRDEIEEAQSAYDRALRVDSACKGALEGKALAYVRAQDPQRALRCLDRVIQLDGYDPDAWRLRGDVLAASHQNEEALRSYDEAVRLRDGDAVAWLVRAELLRKIGRNVDAVGSYDRAIALTPKALAPHIGRLEALRALARWDEVVQEAGKVVSLDPRHGPALFAKAHALLQLNRREEALAAFDAFLAVEPRSYDGLEAKRQLLLASERWADLVAACDAILALQPHHLRALRDKGRAQLALGQSDRAYATFEQLHVVAPDDLDAIRGQRDALRFSKDPKALLRACDLILAKDPSDRSTWVAKGEAHEGLSEPEAALGAYEAALRLDPRAPGAAARKAALLSHLSRYEDALRAYDAAIEADPASANLWLEKGRIQYWLKAYADAVDSLDRATRYAPADPKGWYLLGVSLEGATRYEQAVAVFDRTLALEPNSAKAWLGKGTALQWLKRYDEAANAYGQAALRDKAMTPALLKQGSCLLELHRYEEAVPIYETVVAADAKDKAALTGLCAALEGLGRTKEAFDASGRLTVADPKDVEAWARRARYASAIGQGKDALVAIGKAVGLAPDRADLLRAKRDLLASQGSFKAAAEAGERLLEIDPRDLDARRERAVALERLGKLDAALEELDGAARVDPMDRRTWNAKGALLVRAGRKAEALEAYDRTLSLNPGDRTALAARGRLLFDAGRVVDALRTFDDGLLLDPENLEFLNGKAMCLAAESHFDDALSLVTIVFGKDPNNYDAYRTKGVCFLRTGRAAEAIPCLDFVLRAHPADAAVLTWRGEAYQALDKPTEALAAFDAAIDADESHGAAWRGRGLVLLTLERYPDAADALARATESRRDDKALWTTLGLADERAGRYDAAASAYDEALRLDARDKATWTSKGLALLHVRRFDDALKCFDAGLALDPAYEPAADGRRRAEERIHAATVEGFAEAVVRFEAHLKRPATRDEIFKYCSVPLELLDEVIRYVNEPAPLAPDRIEPEALRKYEAVGAAVLRNVENAANLDRIRLADVTTVLPHVDLDEARTIWGYIDWVREAPLEPTPEWHNDDLIRQAMDLPKEEWNLVDLAKELHLGPFEAKKLEVSLKIFEGGGYKISTRHAPESKRKKPRGEALTEEKGEGDPEPTPVSRRPESPRSAGKIDGGGLPPNCSPHRAPGVQRHVCGAWLCKACVDSGGACPGCAAPLSTAAEREARRKDREADFSRL, from the coding sequence TTGTCCGACGCGACCCCCAGCGGGCCGCGTGCGCGGGATGGGATGACAGGGATGGCTCTCCTCGAAGGCTTCCTGGATCGCGAAGGTCGCACCCTCGAAAAGGTCCGCCGGCTCGTCGAATCCGGCGGCGCGTCGCTCAATGCGGGCGCGGAAGGCCGCGCGGCGAACGCGTATCTCAAGGCGCTCGGCCTACTGGAGGCGCGGACCGCGCCGATCGAACGCCCGGAGGAATGGGCCGAGGCGTGCGCACGGGTCGGGGCGGGCCTCCTCGCGGTCGGCCACGTCGAGCCCGCCCAGGCGGCAGCGACGGAGGCGCTCCAGTGCGACCACGCGAACGTCCGCGCGATCGCCGTGCAGGGAGACCTCCTCGTCGCGGCGGGCCGCCCGGCGGATGCGATCCCGTACTACGACGCCGCCCTGCGCGCGAAGCCGACGGCGAAAGGCGTCTGGGCTCGGAAAGGGAACGCCCACGCCTCCCTGGACCAGCGTCCGGAGGCGATCCGGGCGTACATCCAGGTCGTGAATCTCGACCCGGACGACACGGATGGATACGCGCGCGTCCTCGCGCTCGTGCCGGAGGACGTCGATCTCTGGCTCAGGAAAGGCGAGGCCCACCGGCGGAGGGACGAGATCGAGGAGGCTCAGTCCGCCTACGACCGTGCGCTTCGCGTCGACTCGGCGTGCAAGGGAGCCCTCGAGGGCAAGGCCCTCGCGTACGTCCGCGCGCAGGACCCGCAGCGGGCGTTGCGTTGCCTCGACCGCGTGATCCAGCTCGACGGCTACGACCCGGACGCGTGGCGGCTCCGAGGCGACGTCCTCGCGGCATCGCACCAGAACGAGGAGGCATTGCGCTCGTACGACGAGGCGGTTCGGCTCCGGGACGGGGATGCGGTCGCGTGGCTCGTCCGGGCCGAGTTGCTCCGGAAAATCGGGCGAAACGTCGATGCGGTCGGCTCGTACGATCGGGCGATCGCCCTCACCCCGAAGGCCCTCGCGCCCCACATCGGTCGCTTGGAGGCGTTGCGCGCCTTGGCCCGGTGGGACGAGGTCGTGCAGGAGGCCGGCAAGGTCGTCTCCCTTGACCCGCGACATGGCCCCGCGCTCTTTGCGAAGGCGCACGCGTTGCTCCAGCTGAACCGGCGGGAGGAGGCGCTCGCCGCCTTCGACGCGTTCTTGGCGGTCGAGCCCCGCTCCTACGACGGGCTCGAGGCGAAGCGCCAGCTGCTCCTCGCGTCGGAGCGGTGGGCGGACCTCGTGGCCGCCTGCGACGCGATCCTGGCGCTGCAGCCTCACCATCTCCGCGCCCTGCGGGACAAAGGCCGGGCGCAGCTCGCCCTCGGCCAGTCGGACAGGGCGTACGCGACGTTCGAGCAGCTGCACGTCGTCGCGCCCGACGACCTCGACGCGATCCGCGGACAGCGAGACGCCCTGCGGTTCTCGAAGGACCCGAAGGCGCTCCTCCGCGCGTGCGACCTGATCCTGGCGAAAGACCCATCCGACCGATCCACGTGGGTCGCGAAGGGCGAGGCCCACGAAGGGCTCTCGGAACCCGAGGCGGCGCTCGGCGCTTACGAGGCGGCGTTGCGTCTCGATCCGCGCGCCCCCGGGGCCGCGGCGCGGAAGGCCGCGTTGCTTTCCCACCTGAGCCGGTACGAGGATGCCCTCCGGGCGTACGACGCCGCGATCGAGGCCGACCCCGCGTCCGCGAACCTGTGGCTCGAGAAAGGCCGGATTCAGTATTGGCTCAAGGCCTACGCGGATGCGGTCGACTCCCTGGACCGCGCGACCCGCTACGCGCCCGCGGATCCGAAGGGATGGTACCTGCTCGGGGTGTCGCTCGAAGGCGCGACGCGGTACGAGCAGGCCGTCGCGGTGTTCGACCGCACCCTCGCCCTCGAACCGAACAGCGCGAAGGCGTGGCTCGGGAAAGGCACCGCGCTCCAGTGGCTCAAGCGATACGACGAGGCCGCGAACGCGTACGGACAGGCAGCGCTCCGGGACAAGGCGATGACGCCCGCCTTGCTGAAGCAGGGATCGTGTCTCCTCGAGTTGCACCGGTACGAGGAGGCCGTGCCGATCTACGAGACGGTCGTCGCGGCAGACGCGAAGGACAAGGCCGCACTCACGGGCCTCTGCGCCGCCCTCGAGGGGCTCGGCCGCACGAAGGAGGCGTTCGACGCGAGCGGTCGGCTGACCGTCGCGGACCCGAAGGACGTCGAGGCGTGGGCGCGGCGCGCGCGGTACGCGAGCGCCATCGGCCAGGGAAAGGACGCGCTCGTCGCGATCGGGAAGGCGGTCGGCCTCGCGCCGGACCGGGCGGACCTGCTGCGGGCCAAGCGGGACCTCCTGGCGTCCCAAGGCTCGTTCAAGGCGGCCGCAGAGGCCGGCGAGCGGTTGCTCGAGATCGACCCGCGCGACCTGGACGCGAGACGCGAACGGGCCGTCGCCCTGGAGCGCCTCGGGAAGCTCGACGCGGCTCTCGAGGAGTTGGACGGCGCCGCCCGCGTGGACCCGATGGACCGCCGCACCTGGAACGCGAAAGGCGCGTTGCTCGTCCGCGCCGGCCGAAAGGCCGAGGCGCTCGAGGCGTACGACCGCACCCTCTCCCTGAACCCCGGCGACCGCACCGCGCTGGCCGCCAGGGGCCGCCTCTTGTTCGACGCCGGCCGGGTCGTGGACGCGCTTCGGACCTTCGACGACGGCCTCCTCCTGGATCCCGAGAACCTCGAGTTCCTGAACGGAAAGGCGATGTGCCTCGCCGCGGAGTCTCACTTCGACGACGCGCTGTCGCTCGTGACGATCGTCTTCGGGAAGGATCCGAACAACTACGACGCCTATCGCACGAAAGGGGTGTGCTTCCTGCGGACGGGCCGGGCCGCCGAGGCGATCCCCTGCCTCGACTTCGTGCTGAGGGCCCATCCGGCGGACGCGGCCGTGCTCACGTGGAGAGGCGAGGCGTATCAGGCCCTCGACAAGCCGACCGAGGCGCTCGCGGCGTTCGACGCGGCGATCGACGCGGACGAGTCGCACGGCGCGGCGTGGCGCGGACGGGGCCTCGTCCTCCTGACGTTGGAGCGGTACCCGGACGCGGCGGACGCGCTCGCCCGCGCGACGGAATCGCGGAGGGACGACAAGGCCCTGTGGACCACCCTCGGCCTCGCGGACGAACGGGCGGGCCGGTACGACGCCGCCGCATCCGCGTACGACGAGGCGCTGCGGCTGGACGCGCGGGACAAGGCGACGTGGACGAGCAAGGGGCTCGCCCTTTTGCACGTTCGCCGCTTCGACGACGCGCTCAAGTGCTTCGACGCGGGACTCGCCCTCGATCCGGCGTACGAGCCGGCGGCGGACGGGAGGCGGCGCGCCGAGGAGCGCATCCACGCCGCGACGGTCGAGGGCTTCGCCGAGGCGGTCGTCCGGTTCGAGGCGCACCTGAAGCGGCCCGCGACGCGTGACGAGATCTTCAAGTATTGTTCCGTGCCCCTCGAGCTCCTCGATGAGGTCATCCGGTACGTGAACGAACCCGCGCCGCTCGCCCCGGACCGAATCGAGCCGGAGGCGCTCCGGAAGTACGAGGCCGTCGGCGCCGCGGTCTTGCGCAACGTGGAGAACGCGGCGAATCTGGACCGGATCCGGCTCGCGGACGTGACGACCGTGCTGCCGCACGTCGACCTGGACGAAGCCCGCACGATCTGGGGCTACATCGACTGGGTGCGCGAGGCGCCGCTCGAGCCGACCCCGGAGTGGCACAACGACGACCTGATCCGGCAGGCGATGGACCTCCCGAAAGAGGAGTGGAACCTCGTCGATCTCGCGAAGGAACTCCACCTCGGACCGTTCGAGGCGAAGAAGCTCGAGGTCTCCCTGAAGATCTTCGAGGGCGGTGGCTACAAGATCTCGACGAGGCATGCGCCCGAATCGAAGCGCAAGAAGCCGAGGGGCGAGGCGCTCACGGAAGAAAAGGGCGAAGGAGACCCGGAGCCGACCCCGGTCTCAAGGAGGCCGGAGTCGCCGAGGTCCGCCGGGAAAATCGATGGTGGCGGTCTCCCACCGAACTGCTCGCCTCATCGCGCCCCCGGCGTCCAGCGTCATGTGTGCGGCGCATGGCTTTGCAAGGCTTGTGTCGACTCGGGAGGGGCGTGTCCCGGGTGCGCCGCACCGCTCTCGACGGCGGCCGAACGCGAGGCGAGGAGGAAGGACCGTGAGGCGGACTTCAGCCGGCTGTGA